Genomic DNA from Larus michahellis chromosome 3, bLarMic1.1, whole genome shotgun sequence:
TGCGTATTTTATCACCGAGGAAGTACCTGAAAGGATTTACAAAATGAACTCATCTATCAAATTATTGATCATTGTCAGGGAACCTACCACAAGAGCTATTTCTGATTACACTCAGGTGCTGGAAggtaaggaaagaaagaacaaaacttaTTACAAATTTGAGAAGCTGGCTATTGATCCTAATACCTGCGAAGTGAACACTAAGTATAAGGCGGTGAGAACCAGCATCTACACAAAACATCTGGAGAGATGGTTAAAATACTTCCCAGTCGAGCAGTTTCATATCGTGGACGGAGACCGGCTCATCACAGAACCACTGCCAGAACTGCAGCTGGTCGAGAAGTTCCTAAATCTTCCTCCGAGGATAAGTCAGTACAATTTATACTTCAATGCCACCAGAGGGTTTTACTGCTTGCGATTTAACATTGTCTTTAACAAGTGCCTGGCGGGTAGCAAGGGACGCATCCATCCAGAGGTGGATACCTCTGTCATTACCAAATTGCGCAAGTTCTTTCATCCTTTTAATCAAAAATTTTACCAGATCACTGGGAGGACATTTAACTGGCCCTAAATTAAACTTCGTACAACACTTTCTGTTGCACCTGAGACATGCAATAAATGTCTCTGCTAAAATATGCACTTTTCATAGACACGGCTATCAAAGTAACTTTTTTCATGCATACGTGTACATATGCAGTGTGTGACCAAATATACGGTGGGATCAACTTTTTCTACAGAGTAGTAACTAACATAAATTTACTGTCAGCATAGTTGCATCTTTTAAGATATAATAATAAAGGGAAAGGAGGTATTTAGGGACATAAAGTCAGACACCGTTAAAAGGGTCAGTGTTCCTCTCGCTTAGTGAAGTGTTTATGTGACATACTTATCGATCTAAGCAAAACGTCAGTTTATGCCATAAAAATTCATGTCAAAAGTCTGTGAAGCTGTGAGAAAGCATAACCTTCAGGCTATATTTGGTATGTATATTGCTAAAGGAATACTGACACTTTAAACACAGCGCTgaatttttacaatgagagtggatagtactattttcttattatttgaaATGAATATCTTATCTCATACAAACTACATCGTTACAGAGTTCCTGTGGTGAGTTTGCACTATTGTTTTATTGTATGGACCATAGTGTCACTTGTA
This window encodes:
- the HS3ST5 gene encoding heparan sulfate glucosamine 3-O-sulfotransferase 5; the protein is MLFKQQALLRQKLFVLGSLAIGSLLYLVARVGSLDRLQPLCPIDGRFGPRGQDEIQLRALQFKRGLLHEFRKGNATKEQIRLHNLVQQLPKAIIIGVRKGGTRALLEMLNLHPAVVKASQEIHFFDNDENYAKGIEWYRKKMPFSYPHQITIEKSPAYFITEEVPERIYKMNSSIKLLIIVREPTTRAISDYTQVLEGKERKNKTYYKFEKLAIDPNTCEVNTKYKAVRTSIYTKHLERWLKYFPVEQFHIVDGDRLITEPLPELQLVEKFLNLPPRISQYNLYFNATRGFYCLRFNIVFNKCLAGSKGRIHPEVDTSVITKLRKFFHPFNQKFYQITGRTFNWP